A stretch of Bordetella genomosp. 13 DNA encodes these proteins:
- the rseP gene encoding RIP metalloprotease RseP — translation MLFTLLAFAVALGVLITFHELGHYWVARLCGVRVLRFSVGFGKVLLRRVDRNGTEWAISAIPLGGYVKMQDDAPAGAPAAEVARSFNAQPVGRRFAIVAAGPLFNLALAVFLYACLNVVGVEEPAPIVARPVAGSAAEQAGFQAGDRILAVDGNKVESWNDTRWHLLDMLSSGGKAVIDVDTTAGAPQQRTLAVPSGTMDPADGDPLANTGLRLARPKPVVREVIAGGVGEAAGLKAGDRIVAAGELRDPDAGELVQAIQAHASQPLVLSVVRDGAPLALSLVPQAETVEGRTIGRIGVQLGGDLPMVTVRYGVLESVWRGAERTWDTAWLSLRMMGRMVLGEVSWRNVSGPVTIADYAGQTARIGLAAYIAYMALISISLGVLNLLPIPMLDGGHLLYYLVEIVRGRPLSDRWVDLGQRAGIGLLACLMGLALFNDFARLFT, via the coding sequence ATGCTCTTCACGCTGCTCGCCTTCGCCGTCGCGCTGGGCGTTCTCATCACTTTCCACGAGCTCGGCCATTACTGGGTCGCCCGCCTGTGCGGCGTGCGCGTGCTGCGCTTCTCGGTGGGCTTCGGCAAGGTGCTGCTGCGCCGGGTCGACCGCAACGGCACCGAATGGGCGATCTCCGCCATTCCGCTGGGCGGCTACGTCAAGATGCAGGACGACGCACCGGCGGGCGCTCCCGCCGCCGAGGTGGCCCGCTCGTTCAACGCCCAGCCGGTCGGTCGGCGGTTCGCCATCGTGGCGGCCGGGCCGCTGTTCAACCTGGCGCTCGCGGTCTTTCTCTATGCCTGCCTGAACGTGGTCGGCGTCGAAGAGCCCGCGCCCATCGTGGCCAGGCCGGTGGCGGGCAGCGCCGCCGAGCAGGCCGGCTTCCAGGCGGGCGACCGCATCCTCGCGGTCGATGGCAACAAGGTGGAGTCCTGGAACGACACGCGGTGGCACTTGCTGGACATGCTGTCGTCCGGCGGCAAGGCGGTGATTGACGTCGATACGACCGCCGGCGCCCCGCAGCAGCGCACGCTGGCCGTGCCGTCCGGCACGATGGACCCGGCCGACGGCGACCCGCTGGCCAATACCGGGCTGCGGCTGGCGCGGCCCAAGCCGGTCGTGCGCGAGGTCATCGCGGGCGGCGTGGGCGAGGCGGCCGGCCTGAAGGCCGGCGACCGCATCGTGGCGGCGGGCGAGCTGCGCGATCCGGACGCGGGCGAACTCGTGCAGGCCATCCAGGCGCATGCCAGCCAGCCGTTGGTCCTGTCCGTGGTGCGCGACGGCGCGCCGCTGGCCTTGTCATTGGTTCCGCAGGCCGAGACGGTCGAAGGCCGCACCATCGGACGCATCGGCGTGCAGCTGGGCGGCGACTTGCCCATGGTCACGGTGCGCTATGGCGTGCTCGAAAGCGTGTGGCGCGGCGCAGAGCGCACCTGGGACACCGCGTGGCTATCGCTGCGCATGATGGGCCGCATGGTGCTGGGCGAGGTCTCGTGGCGCAACGTCAGCGGCCCCGTCACCATCGCCGACTATGCCGGGCAGACCGCCCGCATCGGTCTGGCCGCATACATTGCCTACATGGCGCTCATCAGCATCAGCCTCGGCGTCCTGAACCTGTTGCCCATCCCCATGCTGGACGGGGGGCATCTGCTGTACTATCTCGTCGAAATCGTGCGAGGCCGTCCCCTTTCAGATCGGTGGGTGGACCTCGGGCAGCGAGCTGGCATCGGCCTGCTTGCCTGCCTGATGGGCCTGGCGCTGTTCAACGATTTCGCGCGCCTGTTCACCTAG
- the bamA gene encoding outer membrane protein assembly factor BamA, producing MSFRRMFQFERGWTKRGFTAQAFTTRSFTAGGLGPVRRALAPSVFAAALLVPAIAHAFDPFVVRDIRVEGIQRIDAGTVFGYLPVKVGEQFSESEATEAVRRLYSTGFFSDVQIRTDNNVVVIAVQERPTIASITFSGMREFDSKAIVTSLNQVGFGEGRIFDQSMLERAEYELKEQYLAKGKYGVEVTSTVTPLPRNRVGVSFDVFEGEVASIREIRVVGNKAFSESELLDQFDLTTPGWLTWYTNTDKYSREKLEGDVERLRSFYLDQGYLEFSVEPPQVTISPDRKDIFITITVHEGEPYKVRDVKLAGNLLGLDKEINNLVQVKPGEVFSAAQANASAKAITDYLGDLGYAFANVNPNPQLDRAKHEADVTFYVDPSRRVYVRRIQVGGNTRTRDEVIRREMRQQEAAWYDAGDIRISRDRVDRLGYFNEVNVKTDPVPGSPDQVDVNVDVKEKPTGMINLGVGYGSTEKAILSAGISEDNVFGSGTNLTLQVNTSSINRAAVLSHTDPYFTKDGISRTTSIYYRTTEPWDNNDGDYRVKSMGLGMNFGVPISEFDRVFLGANLERNEIGLYRNSPLAYKNFVDQYGDQTNSVIFNAGWSKDTRDSSLAPTRGSYTRLKGDFGTVDLKYYMLTAQQQYYLPLGRSYTLAFNGMVDYGRSYGGLDYPVIKNVYAGGIGTVRGYDGASLGPRDPETGDYLGGSRRIVGNVQLYLPFPGAARDRTLRWFLFADAGQVSAGSGLGCSGGEPGDSVDDPCGWRYSAGVGLSWQSPLGPLQLSYARPLNAKPGDDKQSFQFQIGTGF from the coding sequence ATGTCTTTTCGCCGGATGTTTCAGTTTGAACGGGGCTGGACAAAACGGGGCTTTACCGCGCAGGCCTTCACGACGCGGAGCTTCACGGCGGGCGGCCTCGGGCCGGTAAGAAGGGCGCTTGCGCCGAGTGTGTTCGCCGCCGCGCTGCTCGTGCCGGCAATTGCCCATGCGTTCGATCCGTTCGTGGTGCGCGACATCCGTGTCGAAGGCATCCAGCGCATCGATGCGGGCACCGTGTTCGGCTATCTGCCGGTCAAGGTGGGCGAGCAGTTCTCCGAGAGCGAGGCCACCGAGGCCGTGCGCCGCCTGTACAGCACGGGCTTCTTCAGCGACGTGCAGATCCGCACCGACAACAACGTGGTGGTCATCGCCGTGCAAGAACGGCCCACGATCGCGTCCATCACGTTCTCGGGCATGCGCGAATTCGACTCCAAGGCCATCGTCACGTCGCTGAACCAGGTCGGTTTCGGCGAGGGCCGCATCTTCGACCAGTCGATGCTCGAGCGCGCCGAGTACGAACTGAAGGAACAGTACCTGGCCAAGGGCAAGTACGGCGTCGAGGTCACCTCCACCGTCACGCCCCTGCCGCGCAATCGCGTCGGCGTCAGCTTCGACGTGTTCGAAGGCGAGGTGGCCAGCATCCGCGAGATCCGCGTGGTGGGCAACAAGGCGTTCTCCGAAAGCGAGCTGCTGGACCAGTTCGACCTGACCACGCCGGGCTGGCTGACCTGGTACACCAACACCGACAAGTATTCGCGCGAAAAGCTCGAGGGCGACGTCGAGCGGCTGCGTTCTTTCTACCTAGACCAGGGCTACCTCGAGTTCTCGGTCGAGCCGCCGCAGGTCACCATTTCGCCCGATCGCAAGGACATCTTCATCACGATCACGGTGCACGAGGGCGAGCCCTACAAGGTGCGCGACGTGAAGCTGGCCGGCAACCTGCTGGGCCTGGACAAGGAAATCAACAACCTGGTGCAGGTCAAGCCGGGCGAGGTCTTCTCGGCCGCGCAGGCCAACGCCTCGGCCAAGGCCATCACCGACTACCTGGGCGACCTGGGCTACGCCTTCGCCAACGTCAACCCCAATCCGCAGCTCGATCGCGCCAAGCACGAGGCCGACGTCACGTTCTACGTCGACCCCAGCCGCCGCGTGTACGTGCGCCGCATCCAGGTGGGCGGCAACACGCGCACCCGCGACGAGGTCATCCGCCGCGAGATGCGCCAGCAGGAAGCGGCGTGGTACGACGCGGGCGACATCCGCATCTCGCGCGACCGCGTCGATCGCCTCGGGTACTTCAACGAAGTCAACGTCAAGACCGATCCCGTGCCGGGCTCGCCCGACCAGGTCGACGTGAACGTCGACGTGAAGGAAAAGCCCACCGGCATGATCAACCTGGGCGTCGGCTACGGCTCGACCGAGAAGGCCATCCTGTCGGCCGGCATCAGCGAAGACAACGTGTTCGGAAGCGGCACCAACCTGACCCTGCAGGTGAATACCAGCTCGATCAACCGCGCCGCGGTGCTGTCGCACACCGACCCGTACTTCACGAAGGACGGCATCAGCCGCACCACGTCGATCTACTACCGCACCACCGAGCCCTGGGACAACAACGACGGCGACTATCGCGTCAAGTCCATGGGCCTGGGCATGAACTTCGGCGTGCCCATCTCGGAATTCGACCGCGTGTTCCTGGGCGCCAACCTGGAACGCAACGAGATCGGCCTGTACCGCAATTCGCCGCTGGCCTACAAGAACTTCGTCGATCAGTACGGTGACCAGACCAATTCGGTGATCTTCAACGCGGGCTGGTCCAAGGACACGCGCGACAGCTCGCTGGCGCCCACCCGCGGCTCGTATACGCGCCTGAAGGGCGACTTCGGCACGGTGGACCTGAAGTACTACATGCTGACCGCGCAGCAGCAGTACTACCTGCCGCTGGGCCGCTCGTACACGCTGGCGTTCAACGGCATGGTCGACTATGGCCGCAGCTACGGCGGGCTCGACTACCCGGTCATCAAGAACGTCTACGCGGGCGGCATCGGCACGGTGCGCGGCTACGACGGCGCCTCGCTGGGTCCGCGCGATCCCGAGACGGGCGACTACCTGGGCGGTTCGCGCCGTATCGTCGGCAACGTGCAGCTGTACCTGCCGTTCCCGGGCGCGGCGCGCGATCGCACGCTGCGGTGGTTCCTGTTCGCCGACGCCGGCCAGGTGTCCGCGGGCAGCGGCCTGGGCTGCTCGGGCGGCGAACCCGGCGATTCCGTCGATGATCCGTGCGGCTGGCGCTACTCGGCCGGCGTGGGCCTGTCGTGGCAATCGCCGCTGGGCCCGCTGCAGCTGTCCTATGCCCGTCCGCTCAATGCCAAGCCGGGTGACGACAAGCAGAGCTTCCAGTTCCAGATCGGCACGGGGTTCTAA
- a CDS encoding OmpH family outer membrane protein: MMSDFALNTLGTVRGGKLGMTLALAGALLLGPVAAGAAQAQAQGTKIGFVNTERILRESGPAKAAQSKIESEFKRRDDELQRMSSNLRAQAEKFDKDSPVLSDSDRVSRQRELSNLDMDLQRKRREFQEDFNRRRNEEFSTIVTKANDAIKRIAEQENYDLIVQDAVTVNPRIDITDKVIQSLR; the protein is encoded by the coding sequence ATGATGTCTGATTTTGCACTCAACACCCTGGGTACCGTTCGCGGTGGCAAACTGGGCATGACGCTGGCCCTGGCGGGTGCGCTGCTGCTGGGTCCCGTGGCCGCTGGCGCCGCCCAGGCCCAGGCCCAAGGCACCAAGATCGGCTTCGTGAACACGGAGCGCATCCTGCGCGAATCGGGTCCCGCCAAGGCCGCCCAAAGCAAGATCGAATCCGAGTTCAAGCGTCGCGACGACGAACTGCAGCGCATGAGCTCCAACCTGCGCGCGCAGGCCGAGAAGTTCGACAAGGACTCTCCCGTGCTGTCGGACTCCGACCGCGTGTCGCGCCAGCGCGAACTGTCGAACCTCGACATGGACCTGCAGCGCAAGCGCCGCGAGTTCCAGGAAGACTTCAACCGCCGCCGCAACGAAGAGTTCTCCACCATCGTCACCAAGGCCAATGACGCCATCAAGCGCATCGCCGAGCAGGAGAACTACGACCTGATCGTCCAGGACGCCGTCACGGTCAATCCCCGCATCGACATCACCGACAAGGTGATCCAGAGCCTGCGCTGA
- the rpsB gene encoding 30S ribosomal protein S2 — protein sequence MSLMREMLEAGVHFGHQTRYWNPKMAPYIFGHRNKIHIVNLEKTVEKYQEATKFVKQLAARNGNILFVGTKRAARELVAAEAARCGMPYVDARWLGGMLTNFKTVKTSIKRLKDMETVVAEGGAERMIKKEGLLFQRELEKLNKSIGGIKDMAGLPDALFVIDVGYHKIAVAEARTLGIPVVAVVDTNHSPDGIDYVIPGNDDSAKAIALYAKGIADAVLEGREQNLNGLVEELGEGQEEFVEVQDNQG from the coding sequence ATGTCCCTCATGCGTGAAATGCTGGAAGCAGGTGTGCACTTCGGTCACCAGACCCGTTACTGGAACCCGAAGATGGCCCCCTATATCTTCGGCCATCGCAACAAGATTCACATCGTCAACCTGGAAAAGACGGTCGAGAAGTACCAGGAAGCCACCAAGTTCGTGAAGCAGCTGGCTGCCCGCAACGGCAACATCCTGTTCGTGGGCACCAAGCGCGCCGCGCGCGAGCTGGTGGCGGCCGAAGCGGCCCGCTGCGGCATGCCCTACGTCGATGCCCGCTGGCTGGGCGGCATGCTGACCAACTTCAAGACGGTCAAGACCTCGATCAAGCGCCTGAAGGACATGGAAACCGTCGTCGCCGAAGGCGGCGCCGAGCGCATGATCAAGAAGGAAGGCCTGCTGTTCCAGCGCGAACTCGAAAAGCTGAACAAGTCGATCGGCGGCATCAAGGACATGGCCGGCCTGCCCGACGCCCTGTTCGTCATTGACGTCGGCTACCACAAGATCGCCGTTGCCGAAGCCCGCACGCTGGGCATCCCGGTGGTCGCCGTGGTCGATACCAACCATTCGCCCGATGGCATCGATTACGTCATCCCCGGCAACGACGATTCGGCCAAGGCCATCGCGCTGTACGCCAAGGGCATCGCTGACGCCGTGCTGGAAGGCCGCGAGCAGAACCTGAACGGCCTGGTCGAGGAACTCGGCGAAGGCCAGGAAGAGTTCGTCGAAGTGCAGGACAACCAGGGCTGA
- the pyrH gene encoding UMP kinase, whose amino-acid sequence MSSRSYKRVLLKLSGEALMGEDAFGINRSTIVRMTEEIAEVVATGVELAIVIGGGNIFRGVAPGAQGMDRATADYMGMMATIMNALALQDALKHRGVETRVQSALNIDQVVEPYIRPKALRYLEEGRVVIFAAGTGNPFFTTDTAAALRGAEIGAEIVLKATKVDGIYSADPNKDPTATRYSRISFDEAIVRRLEVMDATAFALCRDQKLPIKVFSINKSGALKRAVGGEDEGTLVHV is encoded by the coding sequence ATGAGCAGCAGATCATACAAACGGGTTCTTCTCAAACTTTCCGGCGAGGCGCTGATGGGCGAGGATGCCTTCGGCATCAATCGCAGCACCATCGTCCGCATGACCGAAGAGATCGCCGAGGTCGTCGCCACGGGCGTCGAGCTGGCCATCGTCATCGGCGGAGGCAATATTTTCCGTGGCGTCGCGCCCGGCGCGCAGGGCATGGACCGCGCCACGGCCGACTACATGGGCATGATGGCCACCATCATGAACGCCCTGGCGCTGCAGGACGCCTTGAAGCACCGCGGCGTCGAAACCCGCGTACAGTCGGCGCTGAACATCGACCAGGTCGTCGAGCCGTACATCCGCCCCAAAGCGCTGCGCTACCTCGAGGAAGGCCGTGTGGTGATCTTCGCGGCGGGTACGGGCAATCCGTTCTTCACCACCGACACGGCGGCCGCCCTGCGGGGTGCCGAAATCGGCGCGGAGATCGTGCTGAAGGCCACCAAGGTCGACGGCATCTACAGCGCCGATCCCAACAAGGATCCGACCGCCACGCGCTATTCGCGCATCAGCTTCGACGAGGCCATCGTGCGCCGCCTCGAAGTCATGGACGCCACGGCCTTCGCGCTGTGCCGCGACCAGAAGCTGCCCATCAAGGTGTTTTCGATCAACAAATCGGGGGCGCTCAAGCGCGCCGTCGGTGGCGAGGACGAAGGCACCCTGGTCCACGTCTAA
- the tsf gene encoding translation elongation factor Ts — MAEITAALVKELREKTDAPMMECKKALTEAEGDLARAEEILRVKLGNKASKAASRVTAEGLIGLFISADAKQGAVLEVNCETDFVAKNDDFVAYVNKLAELVATQNPSDVAALSALPMGEGTVETTRTALIGKIGENISIRRFERVETPNALASYVHGGKIGVLVEYSGAEEVGKDLAMHIAATKPKALNAEGVPAEDIATERSVAEQKAAESGKPADIVAKMVEGSVQKFLKEVTLLSQPFVKNDKQSVEQMLKEKGATISKFALYVVGEGIEKKTTDFAAEVAAAAAGRA, encoded by the coding sequence ATGGCTGAAATTACCGCCGCGCTGGTCAAAGAGCTGCGCGAAAAGACCGACGCCCCCATGATGGAGTGCAAGAAGGCCCTGACGGAAGCCGAAGGCGACCTGGCTCGCGCCGAGGAGATCCTGCGCGTCAAGCTGGGCAACAAGGCCAGCAAGGCCGCTTCGCGCGTCACCGCCGAAGGCCTGATCGGCCTGTTCATCAGCGCCGACGCCAAGCAGGGCGCCGTGCTCGAAGTCAACTGCGAAACCGACTTCGTGGCCAAGAACGACGACTTCGTCGCCTACGTCAACAAGCTGGCCGAGCTGGTCGCCACGCAGAACCCCTCCGACGTTGCCGCGCTGTCCGCGCTGCCGATGGGCGAAGGCACCGTCGAAACCACCCGCACCGCCCTGATCGGCAAGATCGGCGAGAACATCTCGATCCGCCGCTTCGAGCGCGTCGAAACCCCGAACGCGCTGGCCAGCTACGTGCACGGCGGCAAGATCGGCGTGCTGGTCGAGTACTCGGGCGCCGAGGAAGTGGGCAAGGACCTGGCCATGCACATCGCGGCCACCAAGCCCAAGGCCCTGAACGCCGAAGGCGTGCCCGCCGAAGACATCGCCACCGAGCGTTCGGTTGCCGAGCAGAAGGCCGCCGAGTCCGGCAAGCCGGCCGACATCGTCGCCAAGATGGTCGAAGGTTCGGTGCAGAAGTTCCTGAAGGAAGTCACCCTGCTGTCGCAGCCGTTCGTCAAGAACGACAAGCAGAGCGTCGAACAGATGCTCAAGGAAAAGGGCGCTACCATCAGCAAGTTCGCGCTGTACGTGGTGGGCGAGGGCATCGAGAAGAAGACGACCGACTTCGCCGCCGAAGTCGCTGCCGCAGCCGCCGGCCGCGCCTGA
- the frr gene encoding ribosome recycling factor, translating to MSVAEIRKSAETRMTKSLETLKANLAKIRTGRAHTGILDHVQVEYYGSPVPVGQVANVNLVDARTLSVQPYEKSMAGPIEKAIRESDLGLNPVPLGDTIRVPMPALTEERRRDLTKVVKSEGEDAKVAVRNLRREANESLKKLVKNKTISEDDERRGQDDVQKLTDRFVADIDKMVTQKEAEIMTV from the coding sequence ATGAGCGTCGCAGAAATCCGCAAATCCGCCGAAACCAGGATGACCAAGTCGCTGGAAACCCTGAAGGCGAACCTGGCCAAGATCCGTACGGGCCGTGCGCATACCGGCATCCTGGATCACGTGCAGGTCGAGTACTACGGTTCGCCCGTGCCCGTGGGGCAGGTGGCCAACGTCAATCTGGTCGACGCGCGTACGCTCAGCGTGCAGCCGTACGAGAAGTCCATGGCCGGCCCCATCGAGAAGGCCATCCGCGAGTCCGACCTGGGCCTGAACCCGGTTCCGCTGGGCGACACCATCCGCGTGCCCATGCCGGCCCTGACCGAAGAGCGCCGCCGCGACCTGACCAAGGTGGTCAAGAGCGAAGGCGAGGACGCCAAGGTCGCCGTGCGCAACCTGCGCCGCGAAGCCAACGAAAGCCTGAAGAAGCTGGTCAAAAACAAGACCATCTCCGAGGACGACGAGCGCCGCGGCCAGGACGACGTGCAGAAGCTCACCGACCGCTTCGTCGCCGACATCGACAAGATGGTGACGCAGAAAGAAGCCGAAATCATGACGGTCTGA
- the uppS gene encoding polyprenyl diphosphate synthase: protein MTISSTQAVPETGAIPRHVAIIMDGNGRWATRRHLPRTAGHAKGVQAVRRVVEACGRKGVRYLTLFAFSSENWRRPADEVSLLMRLFVQALEREVDKLQEQGVRLHVVGDLSPFEPRLRELIDAAQQRTAHNDRLHLSIAANYGGRWDVLQATRAMLREQPGLAADPDRIEESTMAGYLSMAWAPEPDLFIRTGGEQRISNFLIWQLAYTELYFTDLYWPDFDAEALGAAFEWYRTRERRFGRTSAQVRDDATR from the coding sequence ATGACCATCAGTTCCACCCAGGCGGTTCCCGAGACTGGCGCCATTCCGAGGCACGTCGCCATCATCATGGATGGCAATGGCCGCTGGGCCACGCGCCGTCACCTGCCGCGCACGGCCGGCCACGCCAAGGGCGTGCAGGCGGTGCGGCGGGTAGTCGAGGCTTGCGGCCGCAAGGGGGTGCGCTACCTGACGCTGTTCGCCTTCAGTTCCGAGAACTGGCGGCGGCCGGCCGACGAGGTCTCGCTGCTGATGCGCCTGTTCGTGCAGGCCCTCGAGCGCGAGGTCGACAAGCTGCAGGAGCAGGGCGTGCGCCTGCACGTGGTGGGCGACCTGTCTCCCTTCGAGCCGCGGCTGCGCGAGCTGATCGATGCCGCGCAGCAGCGCACCGCGCACAACGACCGGCTGCACCTGTCGATCGCCGCCAACTATGGCGGCCGCTGGGACGTGCTGCAGGCCACCCGGGCCATGCTGCGCGAGCAGCCCGGGCTGGCGGCCGATCCCGACCGCATCGAAGAATCCACGATGGCCGGGTACCTGTCGATGGCATGGGCGCCCGAGCCCGACCTGTTCATCCGCACGGGCGGAGAGCAGCGCATCTCCAACTTCCTGATCTGGCAGCTCGCCTACACCGAGCTGTATTTCACCGACCTGTATTGGCCCGACTTCGACGCCGAGGCGCTCGGGGCGGCCTTCGAGTGGTATCGCACGCGCGAACGCCGTTTCGGCCGCACCAGCGCGCAGGTGCGAGACGACGCGACGCGCTGA
- a CDS encoding phosphatidate cytidylyltransferase: MLGQRILTAVVLLAILAAALASDQPMWFLTVLALATAGAAWEWLRMTLPQGLPRATGPGTAIVLFVVMLGAAGLWVQGGDAALPLQRLVAAILAPAAALVWLLGASAAVVRGQSDAAPGNVGWSLFAPLALFTGWAVLALMYLAYGGVFVVSLLALVWVADIAAYFVGRALGRHKLAPRVSPGKTIEGAVAGVAGAVIWILVSAIWPNTFGHLLVERWTVWGAIPLAALLGGIAIMGDLFESLLKRRAGRKDSSALLPGHGGVYDRIDAIIPVMPVALLLSGIMS, encoded by the coding sequence ATGCTGGGCCAGCGTATTCTTACCGCCGTCGTGCTGCTGGCCATCCTGGCAGCGGCACTCGCTTCCGATCAACCCATGTGGTTTCTCACGGTGCTGGCGCTGGCCACGGCGGGCGCCGCGTGGGAATGGCTGCGCATGACGCTGCCGCAGGGCCTGCCGCGCGCCACGGGGCCCGGCACCGCCATCGTGCTGTTCGTCGTCATGCTGGGCGCGGCAGGCTTGTGGGTGCAGGGCGGCGATGCCGCGCTGCCGCTGCAGCGCCTGGTGGCCGCCATCCTGGCGCCGGCGGCCGCTCTGGTGTGGCTGCTGGGGGCGTCGGCGGCGGTGGTGCGAGGCCAGTCCGATGCGGCGCCGGGCAACGTGGGATGGTCGCTCTTCGCGCCGTTGGCGCTGTTCACCGGCTGGGCCGTGCTGGCGCTGATGTACCTGGCCTATGGCGGGGTGTTCGTGGTGTCGCTGCTGGCGCTGGTCTGGGTGGCCGACATCGCGGCCTATTTCGTGGGCCGCGCGCTGGGGCGCCACAAGCTGGCGCCCCGCGTCAGCCCGGGCAAGACGATAGAAGGCGCTGTCGCGGGCGTGGCGGGGGCGGTGATCTGGATCCTCGTCAGCGCGATCTGGCCTAACACCTTCGGCCACCTGCTGGTCGAGCGCTGGACCGTATGGGGCGCGATTCCGCTGGCCGCTCTGCTGGGCGGCATCGCCATCATGGGCGACCTGTTCGAGTCCCTGCTGAAGCGCCGCGCCGGCCGCAAGGATTCCAGCGCGCTGCTGCCCGGACACGGCGGCGTGTACGACCGCATCGACGCCATCATCCCCGTCATGCCGGTTGCCCTGCTGCTATCCGGGATAATGTCTTGA
- a CDS encoding 1-deoxy-D-xylulose-5-phosphate reductoisomerase — protein MQRVVVLGSTGSIGVSTLDVIARHPDRMSVYALSAHSRMESLAAQAAACGAAVVVVPDDAARARFLAAWGGGATPPEIRVGAQALADTVAEDACDTVMAAIVGAAGLPSALAAARAGKRVLLANKEALVAAGPLFMRAVREGGAELLPIDSEHNAIFQCLPHGARASAPTEPAAGVRRLVLTASGGPFRRADPADLGEVTPEQACAHPNWSMGRKISVDSATMLNKGLEVIEAHWLFAMPPDRIEVVVHPQSVVHSMVEYEDGSVLAQLGQPDMRTPIAYALGFPERIGSGVGLLDLARVGRLDFEAPDFARFPCLRLAFEALRAGQAASVALNASNEVAVQAFLEGRLPYTWIARVIEAALEWQAGRSSVTLADLDGVLALDAEVRAYAGDLGLA, from the coding sequence ATGCAACGCGTGGTCGTGCTCGGCTCGACCGGTTCGATCGGGGTCAGCACCCTGGACGTGATCGCCCGCCATCCCGACCGGATGTCGGTGTATGCGCTGTCCGCGCACAGCCGCATGGAAAGCCTGGCCGCTCAAGCCGCGGCCTGCGGCGCCGCCGTGGTGGTGGTGCCCGACGACGCGGCCCGGGCCCGCTTCCTGGCTGCGTGGGGCGGCGGAGCGACGCCGCCCGAGATCCGGGTGGGCGCGCAGGCGCTGGCGGACACCGTGGCCGAGGACGCCTGCGACACGGTGATGGCCGCCATCGTCGGCGCTGCCGGACTGCCGTCGGCGCTGGCCGCCGCGCGCGCGGGCAAGCGCGTGCTGCTGGCCAACAAAGAGGCCCTTGTGGCCGCTGGCCCGCTGTTCATGCGCGCGGTGCGCGAAGGCGGCGCCGAACTGCTGCCCATCGACAGCGAGCACAACGCCATCTTCCAATGCCTGCCGCACGGCGCACGGGCCAGCGCGCCCACCGAACCGGCCGCCGGGGTGCGCCGCCTGGTGCTCACGGCCTCTGGCGGGCCGTTCCGCCGCGCGGACCCGGCCGACCTGGGCGAGGTCACTCCCGAGCAGGCGTGCGCCCATCCCAACTGGAGCATGGGCCGGAAGATCTCGGTCGATTCGGCCACCATGCTGAACAAGGGGCTGGAAGTCATCGAGGCCCACTGGCTGTTCGCCATGCCGCCGGACCGCATCGAAGTGGTGGTGCATCCGCAAAGCGTGGTGCACTCGATGGTGGAGTACGAAGACGGCTCGGTGCTGGCGCAGCTGGGCCAGCCCGACATGCGTACGCCCATCGCCTACGCCTTGGGCTTTCCCGAGCGCATCGGCAGCGGAGTAGGGCTGCTGGACCTGGCCCGCGTCGGGCGCCTGGATTTCGAAGCCCCCGATTTCGCGCGTTTCCCGTGCCTGCGCCTGGCCTTCGAGGCGCTGCGCGCGGGGCAGGCCGCCAGCGTGGCCCTGAATGCCTCCAACGAAGTCGCGGTGCAGGCCTTCCTCGAGGGCCGGCTGCCTTACACATGGATCGCGCGCGTGATCGAAGCGGCGCTGGAGTGGCAGGCCGGTCGATCATCTGTTACGCTGGCCGACCTGGACGGCGTGCTCGCCCTGGACGCCGAAGTACGCGCGTATGCGGGAGATCTCGGCCTGGCCTAG